Within Romboutsia sp. CE17, the genomic segment GATTAGAAGCTACAGAGGTTATACCAGGAAAATTAAAATTAAAAAGAAGAGCAAAAGATTTTTATGAAAAATACTTAGAATCAAATAAATTTACTACTATGCTATTTTCATATGCTTTAGCGGTATCTGAACAAAATGCATCAGGGAATATAATTGTTACAGCTCCAACATGTGGATCAGCAGGAGTTGTGCCAGGTGTTCTTTTAAGCTTACAAGAACATAGTTCGTATACAGATACAGAGATAAATGAAGCTTTATTAGTAGGTGGATTAATAGGAAATCTTATAAAACATAACGCATCTATTTCAGGAGCTGAGGTTGGATGTCAAGGTGAAGTAGGAGCAGCTTGCTCAATGGCAGCAGCAGCTATTGCATACCTAAAAGGTGGAACTATAGAACAAATAGAATATGCTGCAGAAATAGCTTTAGAACATCATTTGGGCATGACTTGTGACCCAGTTTATGGTTATGTACAGATACCTTGTATAGAAAGAAATGCAATTGGAGCTGAAAGAGCATTAGACTCAGCAAATTATGCACTACTAACTGATGGAAGCCACTTTATAACATTAGATCAAGTTATAGAAACTATGAAAGAAACAGGAATTGATTTGATGGATAAATATAAAGAAACAGCAAAAGGTGGATTAGCTAAGCACTTCTTCTCTTGCTAGGTGATTATAGGTAACATATTATATATTTAAAATATTCATTAAATTAATATATTATACTTAGGGGAGAGATTTAAAATGGGAGAAGTAAAATATTTGTTTAATCGAGTTAAAGAGCATAGATATAAATTGCATGATATTGGAGAGATAGGAAAAGAAGAATACAAAACATCAAAGTATATTAGAGATTATTTAAATAAATTAGGAATAAAATATAATACTTATTTAGAAACAGGTGTAGTAGGTATAATAAAAGGAAAAAATCCTAAAAAAACAATAGCATTTAGATCTGATATAGATGCTTTAAGTACGGATGATGGTGTAAAACACCTTTGTGGCCATGATGGACATATGAGTATATTATTAGGATTGATAGAATACTTAAATGATAATAAAAGTAAGCTAAATGATAATATAGTTTTTATATTTCAACCGGCAGAAGAAGGTCCTGGTGGAGCAGAAGAATTAATTAAACTAGGTGTATTAAAAGATTATAATGTAGACGAGATATATGGACTACATATATATCCAGAAATTCTAGAAGGATATGTCGGAGTTAGAGATGGATATTTTCTTGCACAAGCGGGAGAGTTTGATGTAGATATATATGCAAAGAGTGCTCATGGTGCAATGCCTCAAAATGGTATAGATGCTATAGTGATCGCATCAAGTATAATTAATAGCATGCAAACTATAGTATCAAGAAATATAAGCCCTATAGATAACGCAGTAGTAACTGTAGGTAAAATGAGTGCAGGTACTGTGAGAAATATAATAGCAGAAACTGCAAGACTTGAAGGTACTATGAGAACATTTGAACCTAAAACATATAGTATTATGAAAGAAAGGCTAAAGGAAATAATATCAGGATATGAAACAACATATAATTGCAAAATAAATTTAGAAATAAGAGATTTTTATCCAGCTGTTAATAATGACCAAGATTTATATGAAGAGTTTATAAATATTATAGATTCAGATAAAATTATAAAACTAGATCCTTTAATGATTTCAGAAGATTTTTCATATTATCAAAAAGAAGTACCAGGTTTATTTTTTATGCTAGGATCTAAGAATGAAGAAAAAGGATTTGTGAATGGTCTTCACAATGTTAAATTTAACTTTGATGAGAAGATATTCTTAGATGCTTTAGAAATATATATAAACTTATTAAGATACAAAAAGTCGATAGATTAAAAAAAGTAACCCCTTTATTTTGTATAAATTTCGTCTATATGACAAAAATACAAAAAAGAAGGGGTGTTTTTATGGATAATAATAAATTAACTAAAGAATTAATAGAAAAGTGTGAGAAAACTAAAAAAGGAGCTAAAAAGAATCCTAAGCCATTGACAGATAATGATATAATGAAATATGAGATAGCATCAGAATTGGGTTTACTAGATAAGGTCAGTGAACGTGGATGGGCTGGTCTTACAGCAAAAGAAGCAGGTAGAATTGGTGGAATACTTACATCACGAAAAAAGCAAAAGAAAAAGATGATGGAGGACAAAAACAAAGAGGATGAATCAATATAAAGATTTTGCATTTGTCTATGATGAACTTATGAATGAAGTTGATTATGATGGATGGGTTGACTATATAGAAAATATAATAAAAAGTGAAGGGTCAAAAGTTAAAAATATATTAGAATTAGCTTGTGGTACAGGTAATTTAACTATACCTTTAACTAAGAAAAATTATGATATAGCAGGCATAGATATATCTGAAGAAATGCTTAGCGTAGCTAGAGAAAAAGGCGAAGAAGAAGGTGTGGAATTAGTACTTCTTCAACAAGATATAGCAGAGTTAGATTTTGATGTACCAAATTTAGATTGTATATTATGTGCTTGTGATGGATTTAATTATATAACTTATGATGAAGACTTAGAAAATGTATTTGCCAAATCACATGAGTTATTAAAGGAAGATGGACTATTTATATTCGACATAAGCTCATTCTATAAACTATCGACTGTATTAGGTAACAACATGTATGGTGAAAATAGAGAAGATATAGCATATATGTGGCAAAATTACTTTGATGAAGTAGATAACTTAGTTGAGATGGAACTAGCATTCTTTATAAGAGATGAAGATGACGAAAGATTTGATAGATTCGAAGAAACTCATTTACAGAGAGCTTATAAAGAAGAAGAAATAATAAGTTTACTTAAGAAAGTAGGGTTCAATAAAATTAAAACATATGGAGATTTTACTTTCGAAAGTCCTAAAAATGACAGTGAAAGAATATTCTTTGTATGCAAAAAATAATTAGGATTTTTATCGGAGGAATACAAAATGAAAGACTATGTAATTAGAGCAACAGCTGGAAATGGTCAAATAAGAGCATTTGTAGCGACAACTAGAAACTTAGTAGAAGAGGCTAGAAGTTTACATGAAACTAGTAAGGTTGCAACGGCTGCATTAGGAAGAACTTTAACAGCAACATCAATGATGGGATTAATGATGAAAAACGAAAATGATAAAGTAACTGTTATCATAAAAGGTGGAGGTCCAATAGGAACTATATTAGTTACATCTGATTCAAAAGGTCATGTAAAAGGTTATGTAACTAACCCATATGTAGAAGTTGAAAATTATCCAAATGGAAAATTAAATGTGGCAGGTGCAGTAGGTACTAATGGACATGTTAAAGTGATAAAAGATATAGGTCTTAGAGAACCTTATAATGGATCATATCCATTAGTTAGTGGTGAAATTGCAGAAGATTTTACTCACTATTTTGCATTATCTGAACAAACTCCATCAGTAGTATCTTTAGGGGTACTTACAAGAAGTGATGAAGTTGAACATGCAGGTGGATTTATCATTCAATTAATGCCAGATGCAGAAGAAGAAAATATAGCAAAATTAGAACAAAACATAGGAAAATTATCTTCAATAACTAATATGTTAAGGGAAGGTAATACTCCTGAAGACATATTAAAAATTGTATTAGATGGATTAGACCCTAAAATACTAGATAAATGTGAAGTTAAGTTTGAATGTGAATGTTCAAAAGAAAAGGTAAAAAATGCATTAGTTGCGATAGGTAAAAAAGCTCTAGCAGAAATAATAGAAGAAGATAAAAAGGCAGAGGTTGGATGTCAGTTCTGTAATAGAAAATATAATTATACGGAAGAAGAATTAATAGAAGTATTACA encodes:
- the hslO gene encoding Hsp33 family molecular chaperone HslO translates to MKDYVIRATAGNGQIRAFVATTRNLVEEARSLHETSKVATAALGRTLTATSMMGLMMKNENDKVTVIIKGGGPIGTILVTSDSKGHVKGYVTNPYVEVENYPNGKLNVAGAVGTNGHVKVIKDIGLREPYNGSYPLVSGEIAEDFTHYFALSEQTPSVVSLGVLTRSDEVEHAGGFIIQLMPDAEEENIAKLEQNIGKLSSITNMLREGNTPEDILKIVLDGLDPKILDKCEVKFECECSKEKVKNALVAIGKKALAEIIEEDKKAEVGCQFCNRKYNYTEEELIEVLQNM
- a CDS encoding amidohydrolase is translated as MGEVKYLFNRVKEHRYKLHDIGEIGKEEYKTSKYIRDYLNKLGIKYNTYLETGVVGIIKGKNPKKTIAFRSDIDALSTDDGVKHLCGHDGHMSILLGLIEYLNDNKSKLNDNIVFIFQPAEEGPGGAEELIKLGVLKDYNVDEIYGLHIYPEILEGYVGVRDGYFLAQAGEFDVDIYAKSAHGAMPQNGIDAIVIASSIINSMQTIVSRNISPIDNAVVTVGKMSAGTVRNIIAETARLEGTMRTFEPKTYSIMKERLKEIISGYETTYNCKINLEIRDFYPAVNNDQDLYEEFINIIDSDKIIKLDPLMISEDFSYYQKEVPGLFFMLGSKNEEKGFVNGLHNVKFNFDEKIFLDALEIYINLLRYKKSID
- a CDS encoding class I SAM-dependent DNA methyltransferase, producing the protein MNQYKDFAFVYDELMNEVDYDGWVDYIENIIKSEGSKVKNILELACGTGNLTIPLTKKNYDIAGIDISEEMLSVAREKGEEEGVELVLLQQDIAELDFDVPNLDCILCACDGFNYITYDEDLENVFAKSHELLKEDGLFIFDISSFYKLSTVLGNNMYGENREDIAYMWQNYFDEVDNLVEMELAFFIRDEDDERFDRFEETHLQRAYKEEEIISLLKKVGFNKIKTYGDFTFESPKNDSERIFFVCKK
- a CDS encoding L-serine ammonia-lyase, producing the protein MDTLKELYKIGCGPSSSHTMGPQRAATKFKEKNPNAASFRVELYGSLAATGEGHLTDYIIKKTLEPKEVEFIWEPDTIKEFHPNGMTFKALDENKNIVDEYTVFSIGGGTIKEENEKNIDESQTYPITSMAEIINWCKENNKTILDYILDHEDEDILDYIDNIRLVMKKSIKEGLEATEVIPGKLKLKRRAKDFYEKYLESNKFTTMLFSYALAVSEQNASGNIIVTAPTCGSAGVVPGVLLSLQEHSSYTDTEINEALLVGGLIGNLIKHNASISGAEVGCQGEVGAACSMAAAAIAYLKGGTIEQIEYAAEIALEHHLGMTCDPVYGYVQIPCIERNAIGAERALDSANYALLTDGSHFITLDQVIETMKETGIDLMDKYKETAKGGLAKHFFSC
- a CDS encoding small, acid-soluble spore protein, alpha/beta type — protein: MDNNKLTKELIEKCEKTKKGAKKNPKPLTDNDIMKYEIASELGLLDKVSERGWAGLTAKEAGRIGGILTSRKKQKKKMMEDKNKEDESI